Proteins found in one Pyrus communis chromosome 15, drPyrComm1.1, whole genome shotgun sequence genomic segment:
- the LOC137717985 gene encoding probable receptor-like protein kinase At1g80640, which translates to MKLLLLLLLQVLLLLLVQPTPICVGATPTDPFLSSISAPPSSHISPIASSMATFTPGIEEGSERHQIGSHKTMLIALIVTCTALGVVLLSLLCLWIYHKKFPHKSPKKSYQSNSDGEKGLALGPFVGKFNSTRMVSKKGSVPVIEYKGLEKGTNDFRESNIIGEGGFGCVYKARLDNNLLVAVKKLDCASQDAEREYENEVELLHKIQHPNIITFLGCSINGDSRFIVYELMHNGSVESQLHGHSHGSVLTWPMRMKIALDAARGLEYLHEYCNPPVIHRDLKTSNILLDANFNAKLSDFGLAVADRAKNSKNVKLSGTLGYVAPEYLLDGKLTDKSDVYAFGVVLLELLLGIRPVQKLAPTQCQSIVTWAMPQLTDRSKLPNIVDPVIKDSMDLKHLYQVAAVAVLCVQPEPSYRPLITDVLHSLVPLVPVELGGTLRVTQPGPPGSAPVSPGH; encoded by the exons atgaagcttcttcttcttcttcttcttcaagttttGCTTTTGCTGCTTGTACAGCCAACTCCCATTTGTGTTGGCGCCACACCGACTGACCCTTTTCTTTCCTCCATATCTGCTCCTCCCTCCTCGCACATTTCTCCAATTGCTTCATCAATGGCTACTTTCACTCCAG GAATTGAAGAAGGAAGTGAAAGGCATCAAATTGGTTCACATAAGACAATGCTAATTGCACTCATTGTTACCTGCACTGCGCTTGGTGTAGTTCTTTTATCACTGTTGTGCTTGTGGATTTACCACAAAAAATTTCCACACAAATCCCCCAAGAAAAGTTATCAGAGCAACTCAG ATGGCGAGAAGGGGCTTGCATTGGGTCCATTTGTGGGGAAATTCAATTCCACAAGGATGGTTTCTAAGAAGGGATCTGTTCCAGTAATTGAATATAAGGGACTGGAAAAAGGCACCAACGATTTTCGTGAAAGTAATATTATTGGTGAGGGTGGATTCGGATGTGTTTATAAAGCTCGGTTGGATAATAATTTGCTTGTTGCAGTCAAGAAACTAGACTGTGCAAGTCAGGATGCTGAGAGAGAATATGAG AATGAGGTGGAGTTGTTGCATAAAATTCAGCATCCAAATATAATTACCTTTTTGGGTTGTAGTATTAATGGTGACTCAAGGTTCATTGTTTACGAACTGATGCATAACGGATCTGTGGAAAGTCAATTGCATG GACACTCTCATGGTTCTGTATTAACATGGCCTATGCGAATGAAAATCGCTCTGGATGCAGCAAG AGGGCTAGAATATCTACACGAGTACTGCAACCCTCCAGTGATCCATAGAGATCTGAAAACATCTAATATTCTTTTAGATGCCAACTTCAATGCCAAG CTTTCAGATTTTGGTCTTGCCGTGGCTGACAGGGCAAAAAACAGTAAGAATGTCAAGCTCTCTGGGACCTTGGGTTATGTTGCTCCAGAGTATCTTTTGGATG GTAAATTGACGGATAAGAGTGATGTCTATGCTTTTGGAGTTGTGCTTCTGGAGCTTCTACTGGGAATAAGGCCTGTTCAAAAACTGGCACCAACTCAGTGCCAATCTATAGTCACATGG GCCATGCCTCAGCTCACTGACAGATCAAAGCTTCCAAACATTGTGGATCCTGTTATCAAAGATTCCATGGATTTGAAGCACTTATACCAG GTTGCTGCTGTTGCTGTGTTATGTGTGCAACCGGAACCAAGTTACCGCCCTCTGATAACAGATGTTTTACATTCTCTTGTCCCTCTTGTTCCGGTGGAGCTTGGAGGGACACTAAGAGTTACCCAACCTGGACCTCCAGGAAGCGCCCCAGTTTCTCCTGGTCATTGA